One segment of Pleuronectes platessa chromosome 21, fPlePla1.1, whole genome shotgun sequence DNA contains the following:
- the LOC128426692 gene encoding ubiquitin-conjugating enzyme E2 2 isoform X1 has protein sequence MALKRIQKELQDLERDPPAQCSAGPVGDDLFHWQATIMGPGDSPYQGGVFFLTIHFPTDYPFKPPKVAFTTKIYHPNINSNGSICLDILRSQWSPALTLSKVLLSICSLICDPNPDDPLVPDIAQMYKNDKERYNKLAKEWTNKYAM, from the exons ATGGCGCTGAAGAGAATTCAGAAG gagctgcaggaccTGGAGAGAGACCCTCCTGCACAGTGCTCTGCTGGACCAGTTGGTGATGACT TGTTTCATTGGCAGGCGACCATTATGGGTCCA GGTGATAGTCCATACCAAGGAGGAGTTTTCTTTCTCACAATTCACTTCCCCACCGACTACCCATTCAAGCCACCAAAG gtagCATTTACAACAAAGATTTATCATCCAAATATTAACAGCAATGGCAGTATTTGTTTGGACATTCTCCGTTCACAGTGGTCTCCAGCACTAACACTGTCTAAAG ttttattgtcCATATGTTCGTTGATTTGTGATCCAAACCCAGACGATCCCTTAGTTCCAGACATAGCTCAAATGTACAAGAACGACAAAGAAAG atACAACAAACTAGCAAAAGAATGGACCAACAAGTATGCCatgtaa
- the LOC128426692 gene encoding ubiquitin-conjugating enzyme E2-17 kDa isoform X2: MTGDSPYQGGVFFLTIHFPTDYPFKPPKVAFTTKIYHPNINSNGSICLDILRSQWSPALTLSKVLLSICSLICDPNPDDPLVPDIAQMYKNDKERYNKLAKEWTNKYAM, translated from the exons ATGACT GGTGATAGTCCATACCAAGGAGGAGTTTTCTTTCTCACAATTCACTTCCCCACCGACTACCCATTCAAGCCACCAAAG gtagCATTTACAACAAAGATTTATCATCCAAATATTAACAGCAATGGCAGTATTTGTTTGGACATTCTCCGTTCACAGTGGTCTCCAGCACTAACACTGTCTAAAG ttttattgtcCATATGTTCGTTGATTTGTGATCCAAACCCAGACGATCCCTTAGTTCCAGACATAGCTCAAATGTACAAGAACGACAAAGAAAG atACAACAAACTAGCAAAAGAATGGACCAACAAGTATGCCatgtaa
- the tfam gene encoding transcription factor A, mitochondrial, with translation MAPFSLLTAGVSLLAKSFSVWSCTNSLARCTSFFPVKCLTSQASGPPKRPLNGYMRYAVQQQPIMTRQNPEIKIVDVVRKIAQQWRTMSPEQKRPFEEASLLARQKFKVDFQRYQALLTPAQVQQESLEKRERLAKRKAIRKKRELTNLGKPKRPRSPVNIFMSEHFEEARGVNTQAKMKSLMEDWKNLFIHQKRVYTQLAEDDKIRYKNEMKSWEDHMIEIGREDLIREQTLSARRKAASQPAAAKKGTKKAIVKKASATGKSTTTRKTTKTVRATKKR, from the exons ATGGCTCCGTTCAGCTTATTGACAGCGGGTGTTAGCCTGTTAGCGAAGTCCTTCAGCGTCTGGTCCTGCACAAACTCCCTGGCACG GTGTACCAGTTTCTTCCCAGTGAAATGTTTGACGTCCCAGGCCAGTGGCCCACCAAAGAGACCTCTGAATGGATACATGAGATACGCCGTGCAACAGCAGCcaatcatgaccagacaaaacCCAG aaATCAAGATAGTGGATGTCGTCAGGAAGATCGCCCAGCAGTGGAGAACGATGAGCCCAGAACAGAAACGG CCGTTTGAAGAGGCCTCTCTGTTGGCCAGGCAGAAGTTTAAGGTGGACTTCCAACGCTATCAGGCCCTACTGACTCCAGCACAGGTCCAGCAAGAATCCctggaaaagagggagaggttGGCCAAGAGGAAGGCCATACGCAAGAAGAGA GAGTTGACCAACCTGGGGAAGCCTAAACGCCCTCGCTCTCCAGTCAACATCTTCATGTCTGAGCATTTTGAGGAGGCCAGAGGCGTCAACACACAA GCAAAGATGAAGTCACTGATGGAAGACTGGAAGAATCTGTTCATCCACCAGAAACGG GTCTACACACAGCTGGCAGAGGACGACAAAATTCGCTATAAGAATGAGATGAAATCATGGGAGGACCATATGATTGAAATTGGACGAGAAGACCTGATCAGAGAGCAGACCCTGTCTGCCAGGAGAAAAGCTGCTTCTCAACCTGCAGCAGCCAAGAAAGGAACAAAGAAAGCTATAGTGAAGAAGGCCAGTGCCACGGGAAAGTCTACTACAACCAGGAAGACAACAAAAACTGTCAGGGCGACCAAGAAGAGATAA